A part of Thermotoga petrophila RKU-1 genomic DNA contains:
- the topA gene encoding type I DNA topoisomerase, whose product MNRKVKKYIVVESPAKAKTIKSILGNEYEVFASMGHIIDLPKSKFGIDLEKDFEPEFVVIKGKEKVVEKLKDLAKKGELLIASDMDREGEAIAWHIARVTNTLGKKNRIVFSEITPRVIREAVKNPREIDMKKVRAQLARRILDRIVGYSLSPVLWRNFKTNLSAGRVQSATLKLVCDREREILRFVPKKYHKITVKFDGLTAEIDVKEKKFFDSETLKEIKSIDELVVEEKEVSLKNFSPPEPFKTSTLQQEAYSKLGFSVSKTMMIAQQLYEGVETKDGHIAFITYMRTDSTRVSDYAKDEARNLITEVFGEDYVGAKGAKRKGNTKIQDAHEAIRPTNVFMTPEEAGKYLNPDQKKLYELIWKRFLASQMKPSQYEETRFVLRTKDGKYRFKGTVLKKIFDGYEKVWTTERNTGEFPFEEGESVKPVVVEIEEQETKPKPRYTEGSLVKEMERLGIGRPSTYASTIKLLLNRGYIKKIRGYLYPTVVGSVVMDYLEKKYSDVVSVSFTAEMEKDLDEVEQGKKTDKIVLQEFYQSFSSVFDRNDRIVIDFPTNQKCSCGKEMRLSFGKYGFYLKCECGSTRSVRNDEIAVIDDGKIFLGRKDSESGSPDGRSIKGKRNLPEKRRKGKKSS is encoded by the coding sequence ATGAATAGGAAAGTGAAGAAATACATCGTCGTTGAGTCTCCTGCCAAGGCGAAGACGATCAAGAGTATTCTTGGAAACGAATACGAAGTCTTCGCTTCGATGGGTCATATCATAGATCTTCCCAAAAGTAAATTTGGGATAGATCTGGAAAAGGATTTCGAACCGGAATTCGTGGTAATAAAAGGGAAAGAAAAAGTGGTCGAAAAGCTGAAAGATCTTGCAAAAAAGGGAGAACTGCTCATCGCTTCTGATATGGATAGGGAAGGAGAAGCTATAGCCTGGCACATAGCCAGAGTGACGAACACTCTTGGGAAGAAGAACAGAATTGTGTTCTCTGAGATCACTCCTCGCGTGATAAGAGAAGCCGTTAAAAATCCTCGAGAAATTGACATGAAGAAAGTTCGAGCACAGCTTGCAAGGAGAATTCTGGATAGGATCGTTGGTTATTCTCTGAGTCCGGTACTCTGGAGAAATTTTAAAACCAACCTGAGCGCTGGCAGGGTCCAATCGGCTACACTGAAGCTCGTTTGTGATAGAGAGAGAGAAATCCTCAGGTTTGTACCAAAGAAGTACCACAAGATCACCGTCAAATTCGATGGTCTCACGGCAGAAATAGATGTGAAAGAAAAGAAGTTTTTCGACTCTGAAACGTTGAAAGAGATCAAGAGTATAGACGAACTCGTCGTAGAGGAGAAAGAGGTTTCTTTGAAAAACTTTTCACCTCCAGAACCCTTCAAAACCAGTACCCTCCAGCAGGAGGCGTATTCCAAACTGGGTTTCTCCGTTTCCAAAACCATGATGATCGCCCAGCAGTTGTATGAAGGTGTAGAAACGAAAGATGGGCATATCGCGTTCATAACCTATATGAGAACAGATTCAACGCGTGTATCGGATTACGCGAAAGATGAAGCCAGGAATCTGATAACAGAAGTCTTTGGAGAGGATTATGTTGGTGCGAAAGGAGCAAAGAGAAAAGGCAACACAAAAATACAGGATGCGCACGAAGCGATTCGTCCCACGAACGTTTTCATGACACCCGAGGAAGCGGGGAAATACCTGAATCCTGACCAGAAAAAACTCTACGAGTTGATATGGAAGAGATTTCTCGCTTCTCAGATGAAGCCTTCTCAATACGAAGAAACTCGCTTTGTCCTGAGAACAAAAGACGGAAAGTACAGATTCAAAGGAACGGTGTTGAAAAAGATTTTCGATGGATACGAAAAGGTGTGGACGACGGAAAGAAACACAGGGGAGTTTCCTTTCGAAGAAGGAGAATCTGTGAAACCGGTGGTTGTAGAAATAGAAGAACAGGAAACCAAACCAAAACCAAGGTACACTGAAGGTTCACTCGTGAAGGAAATGGAAAGGCTTGGTATAGGTCGTCCCAGCACCTACGCATCCACGATAAAGCTCCTGTTGAATAGGGGTTACATAAAGAAGATCAGAGGTTATCTCTATCCTACTGTCGTTGGAAGTGTTGTCATGGATTATCTGGAGAAAAAGTACTCCGACGTTGTTAGCGTTTCTTTCACGGCTGAGATGGAGAAGGATCTCGATGAAGTCGAACAGGGCAAGAAGACAGACAAGATCGTCTTGCAAGAGTTTTATCAATCCTTTTCCAGTGTGTTCGATAGGAACGACAGGATTGTGATCGATTTTCCAACGAACCAGAAATGTTCGTGTGGAAAAGAAATGAGACTCTCTTTTGGGAAATACGGCTTCTATTTGAAATGTGAGTGTGGTAGCACCAGAAGCGTGAGAAACGATGAAATTGCAGTCATAGACGATGGAAAAATATTCCTGGGGAGGAAAGACAGTGAGAGTGGCTCTCCTGATGGGAGGAGTATCAAGGGAAAGAGAAATC
- a CDS encoding 3'-5' exoribonuclease YhaM family protein, with amino-acid sequence MKLGDLMPRDLLKQELFVQDLKSRINDSVEIILKVRSKKLQETKDSKKFLIMTLEDRTGTVRAVDWYNAELNDQRLKEGTVVRVKGRVVFFENRIQINVDNDYGAIKILKNDEYDYTKFVAQSKKDLEVLKKKLFVLLDQVKDQHYKKLLKAFFEDKEFSEKFFRSPAGMRVHHAYIGGLLEHSVTVAEICREISKYYSLDRDLLITGALLHDVGKVEEYKITESGIEVTTEGELKGHIAIGAAMISEMGKKLSIPEHKILELEHIILSHHGELEWGSPVVPKTIEALIVHHVENLDSKIARFIEVIESSETDQGWTEYDKNLGRRIFLRGEVTDE; translated from the coding sequence TTGAAGCTCGGTGATTTGATGCCAAGAGATCTGTTAAAACAGGAACTGTTTGTTCAGGATTTGAAGAGTCGTATCAACGACAGCGTTGAAATCATCCTGAAGGTTAGGAGTAAAAAACTCCAGGAGACGAAAGACAGTAAGAAATTCCTGATCATGACGCTGGAAGACAGGACGGGAACCGTCAGGGCTGTAGACTGGTACAATGCTGAGCTCAACGATCAACGCTTGAAAGAAGGGACCGTCGTCAGGGTGAAAGGCAGAGTGGTATTTTTTGAGAACAGAATACAGATAAACGTGGATAACGATTACGGTGCTATAAAGATCCTGAAGAACGACGAGTACGATTACACAAAATTCGTCGCACAGTCGAAGAAAGACCTGGAGGTTTTGAAGAAAAAACTTTTTGTTCTTTTGGATCAAGTAAAAGATCAGCACTACAAAAAACTCTTGAAGGCTTTCTTTGAAGATAAAGAGTTCTCTGAAAAATTCTTCAGATCACCGGCGGGTATGAGAGTTCATCACGCCTACATAGGCGGTCTTCTGGAACACAGTGTCACGGTCGCTGAGATCTGCAGAGAGATCAGCAAATATTACTCTCTCGATAGAGATCTTCTCATAACTGGAGCCCTTCTTCATGATGTTGGGAAGGTGGAAGAGTACAAGATCACAGAATCCGGGATCGAAGTGACCACTGAAGGGGAGTTGAAGGGGCATATAGCGATAGGGGCGGCTATGATCAGCGAAATGGGGAAAAAGTTGTCTATTCCAGAACACAAGATCCTCGAGTTGGAGCACATAATCCTTTCTCACCATGGAGAACTCGAGTGGGGATCACCCGTGGTTCCAAAAACGATAGAGGCTTTAATAGTTCACCACGTTGAGAACTTGGATTCCAAGATAGCTCGATTCATTGAGGTTATTGAAAGTTCCGAAACGGATCAGGGATGGACAGAGTACGATAAGAATCTGGGAAGGAGAATCTTTTTAAGAGGTGAAGTAACTGATGAATAG